In Candidatus Eisenbacteria bacterium, the following are encoded in one genomic region:
- a CDS encoding ABC transporter permease — protein sequence MESLAFLAAALRISVPYALAAIGATYSERSGVINIGLEGMMLNGALGYTLAAWPTGSPWAGLAGALAAGALTAALHAWITVHLRADQITSGLGINLLAAGLTKFVLNAVFHSSSHSERVAGFEPIAALESLPALGPVLGAPLLWIAVAMVLIAHRVLFDTVFGLRLRSMGEHPQAGASLGLSVARYRWAGVLISGLFAGLAGAWLASEQQSFTDGMTAGRGYIAMAAMIVGKWNPIGAAAACLLFGAAEALQIALQGSAFPSELLQMLPYLVTMLALAGFIGRAQAPRALGTPFDPEKA from the coding sequence ATCGAGTCGCTCGCGTTCCTCGCCGCCGCACTTCGCATCAGCGTGCCGTATGCCCTGGCGGCGATCGGCGCGACCTACAGCGAGCGGTCCGGAGTCATCAACATCGGGCTCGAGGGCATGATGTTGAACGGTGCGCTCGGCTACACGCTCGCCGCGTGGCCCACCGGTTCACCCTGGGCGGGACTCGCGGGCGCGCTCGCCGCGGGCGCACTGACGGCCGCGCTCCACGCCTGGATCACGGTGCATCTGCGCGCCGATCAGATCACGAGCGGCCTCGGAATCAATCTGCTCGCCGCCGGGCTCACCAAGTTCGTGCTCAATGCGGTGTTCCACTCTTCGTCCCACTCGGAGCGAGTGGCGGGCTTCGAGCCGATCGCGGCACTCGAATCGTTGCCGGCGCTCGGGCCGGTGCTCGGCGCTCCGTTGCTGTGGATCGCGGTCGCCATGGTGCTGATCGCGCACCGCGTCCTGTTCGACACCGTATTCGGTTTGCGCCTGCGCTCGATGGGCGAGCACCCGCAGGCCGGGGCCTCGCTCGGACTCTCGGTGGCACGCTATCGCTGGGCCGGAGTTCTGATTTCGGGATTGTTCGCGGGCCTCGCAGGTGCGTGGCTCGCAAGCGAACAGCAATCGTTCACTGACGGCATGACGGCCGGCCGGGGCTACATCGCGATGGCGGCAATGATCGTCGGCAAGTGGAATCCGATCGGCGCGGCCGCCGCGTGCCTGCTGTTCGGTGCGGCGGAAGCGCTGCAGATCGCGCTACAGGGATCGGCGTTTCCGAGCGAGCTGTTGCAGATGCTCCCGTATCTGGTGACCATGCTGGCCCTCGCCGGATTCATCGGACGCGCGCAGGCGCCACGCGCACTCGGAACCCCCTTCGACCCGGAAAAGGCCTGA
- a CDS encoding purine-nucleoside phosphorylase, translating to MTIDSAALPGVPEHLGQRVAEAVAAIRARSPRVPSVGLTLGSGLGGVLDSIEDATLFETRDLPHWPASTVSGHRGRLVLGLWEGVPVVALAGRSHRYEGYSLDRVTFAVRVMMALGARTMIFTNAVGAMNPRFEPADVMVATDHINGIGRRGLFEPHELAERRMGRRVASYYDPELREALVSAGLETGTRVHRGVLMGGHGPTYETSAEVRMAAEIGADVACMSTVHEVTVAAELGAATASLSCITNQATGLSPTPLTHREVTEVADRVAGRLRTLLGQFLRSRRTRLAT from the coding sequence ATGACGATCGATTCCGCCGCCTTGCCCGGCGTTCCCGAACATCTCGGCCAGCGCGTCGCCGAGGCCGTCGCGGCGATTCGTGCTCGAAGCCCGCGGGTCCCGAGCGTCGGGCTCACGCTGGGTTCGGGGCTCGGTGGTGTCCTGGATTCGATCGAGGACGCGACGCTGTTCGAGACCCGCGATCTTCCTCACTGGCCGGCCTCGACCGTATCCGGGCATCGCGGGCGCCTGGTGCTGGGGCTCTGGGAGGGTGTGCCGGTGGTCGCGCTCGCGGGCCGCAGCCATCGCTACGAAGGCTATTCGCTCGATCGCGTGACTTTCGCGGTTCGCGTCATGATGGCGCTCGGGGCGCGCACCATGATCTTCACCAACGCGGTCGGCGCCATGAATCCGCGCTTCGAGCCGGCCGACGTGATGGTGGCGACGGACCACATCAACGGCATCGGCCGGCGCGGACTCTTCGAACCGCACGAACTGGCCGAACGCCGGATGGGGCGTCGGGTCGCGAGTTACTACGATCCCGAGCTGCGCGAGGCGCTGGTCTCGGCAGGGCTCGAAACCGGCACCCGGGTGCATCGAGGAGTTCTCATGGGCGGGCACGGTCCGACCTACGAGACTTCGGCCGAGGTCCGAATGGCAGCCGAGATCGGCGCCGACGTGGCCTGCATGAGCACCGTGCACGAAGTCACGGTCGCAGCCGAGCTGGGCGCTGCCACCGCGAGCCTCTCCTGCATCACCAATCAGGCCACCGGGCTCTCCCCGACTCCGTTGACCCATCGGGAGGTCACCGAGGTCGCCGATCGCGTGGCCGGGCGGCTGCGGACGCTTCTGGGGCAGTTTCTGCGGAGTCGCCGAACAAGATTGGCGACTTAG